The nucleotide window CGCCAAATTCGCCAATTCATCCACTCTTTCGTTCTCTGGATGACCGCTATGCCCCTTGACCCAAAACCACTCGACCGTGTGTGGCTGCAAAGCCGCATCCAACCTTAACCAAAGTTCTTTATTTTTTACCGGCTGGTTGGCGGCGGTTTTCCAGCCTTTCTGCTTCCAACCAGCCATCCACTTAGTCACTCCGTTCTTCACGTACTGAGAATCCGTGGTGATATGCACCGTACTGCTGCGGGTCAATACTTCAAAAGCCTGGATTGCGGCCATCAACTCCATTTGATTATTGGTGGTGTCTTTTTGATAACCTTTGAGTTCTTTACGATATTGACCATATTGCAATAGCACCCCCCAACCGCCAGGCCCGGGATTCCCTCGACAACCGCCATCCGTAAAGGCTTTAACCACCTGATTGTTTTGAAATTGCATCGTTACTTATCCACGCTATTAAGATGTTTTATTTTCTGGCTTGAAACCGTTGCACCGTTTCTGATGCCCTGCCATTTAGGCAAGTGCCATTTCAAACCAACCAAAGTAGGCGCATCAACACGTTTTTTTGCCACTAAACAATAAACATTGCCAAAATCCAAACCGATCATCTTAAGAGAGCTCTCGACTTTTTCGATGATTTTGGCCCAAAATGCATATTTCTCACCGCCGGTGAAACACATTACCGAACTATATTCGATAACCTTGACCTCATAACCTAACACTTCCAACCACTCTTTAATACGATTGGCGCGGCGGTAGTTAGCCTGGTTGAATCCTTGAAGGGTAGAAAAATGTTTTAATCTGAATGGCATACAGGCAATGGGGTTGAACCCCGTCAATACGATATGCCCTTCCGGCACCAACATACTATCCACCTGGCGTAACAAATAATAGGGGTCATCCACGGTTTCAAGAGTGTGCGGCAAGAAAACCACATCCGCTTTATCTTTACCGATCGGTAAAAAATCCAACTCCGCTTGCACCCAGTGCACGCCTTGCAGAATGGTCGGTTGACCACTCAGCTGTTCATCAACCAATAACTTACTGACTACACGACTGTTTTCCACCAAGTTTTCATTCGAAACACAGCCTAATTGAACCAAAAAATAACCGAATAGTCGATTGACAGCCTTATCAACCAGCATCTTTTCTTGTTTATAAACGACCAGGCCTGCTGAACTTTGAAACCAATGTTTTAAAAACGTTTGAAAACCTTGATTCATCGTGCTTTTCCCACTATTTTCAGTGTAATTTTGTTAGAATAATTTTCAATTATAGCAACTGGATTCGGTATCTTATATGAATATCGTTGGTTTACCTGCCTTAGTGGGCACCTATGACAATTACATTTGGGTCATTCACAACTCGGAAAACGCCTGGATTGTTGACCCTGGCGAATCTCAGCAAGTATTGGATTACCTGAATCAACACAATTTACAGTTGCAAGCCATTTTAATCACCCATCAACATTTTGACCATATTGACGGTATTGCCGACTTACATAATGCTTATCCTAACGCACAGGTATTTGGACCGGCAAAAAGCACACATCCTTCGATTCAAATCAAATGTAAAGAAAACGATGTCATTACACTAGCAGATGAGTTGCAACTCAAAGTGTTAGAAACCCCCGGACACACATTGGACCACATCGCTTTCTATAATGATTCAGTACTGTTTTGTGGAGACACCTTGTTTACAGCAGGTTGCGGACGCATTTTGGGCGGAACGGCACAACAATTCAGCGACTCTATACTCAAGCTCCGTCAACTGCCTGATGAGTTAAAATTCTTCTCAGCGCATGAATACACTTTAAGTAATCTAGGCTTTGCCGCCATTGCTGAACCTGAAAACGCTGCGCTAAAACAGCGGATTGCAACTACCGAAATCCATTATCCAAGTAACCATACAGGTGCACAATCGACACTAGGTGAAGAGAAAGCGACCAATCCATTCTTACGATTTGATACACCTCATCTTAAAAAATCCCTACTGGAACGTGGAGCGGAAGATTCTGCAGAAAGTTTATTCGCCACTTTGCGAGCTTGGAAAGATGAGTATGACCGCAACCACTAAACCATCCCCGAATACTAGAACTGAAATACCTATGGCACAAAATACTGAAACCGACTTAATATCAACCCCCAACCGGAGTCAACCAGGCCTGTTCAGATTGAGTTTAATGACCTTAGGTTTGATGGCCCTAGGCCTAAACACCTTGGTATTGACTGGTTGTGTGTCCAACTCTAGCATTCAGTCCGATTCAGGTTTGACTCCGTCAGCTAAACCACAAGTTATTAGCAACAGCCGTCCAATCCAAACTCCGACAACAGCCGATGTAACGCCGGATAACCTACGTGTAGATTTACAAACCCATGTCTACCACCCTATCATTTGGGATGAAATGCGTTATAAATTTGATTTGGCAGATGAAAACTTTGGTCATTACTCAGATTATTTAGCCTTTTACGGAGAACGTAAAACACATTTGAAACGTGTCTCAGAAAGGGCAAAACCATACTTACACTACATCCTGAACGAAGTTAAAAAGCGTAAAATGCCTTATGAAATCGCCCTGTTACCCGCAGTGGAAAGTGGCTTTAGACCTTTTGCCCGTTCCCATCAAAAAGCGGTTGGTTTGTGGCAGTTTATTCCAAGTACGGCGAACATCTACGACCTTGACCAAACCTGGTGGTACGATGGTCGAAAAGATGTGGTCGAAAGCACTCGTGCGGCTTTAGATTATTTACAAAAGCTGTACAAACTGAACAACAACGATTGGCTGCTTGCCCTTGCCTCCTATAATGCAGGTTTAGGCAATGTTTATCGAGCGCAGAAAAAGTATCGCAAAAAACACAAAGACCAAACTGGCATCAAAGAGTACCTACCTAATTTCTGGGAAATAAAAGAGTTCTTACCTCAAGAAACCCAAGGTTATGTTCCTAAACTTCTCGCTGTCGCACATATTATTGAATATTCCGAGCGTTTCAACATTGAACTCGAACCGATTGCCAACCGACCTTATTTCTCGCAAATTGCGTTAAACAAGCAAGTTTCATTAGGTCAGGTCGCTAAACTTTCTGCGACCTCTGCTGAAGTGCTGGCGTCTTTGAACCCGGGCTACCATCAACCTGCCACGCCACCCAATGGTCCTTATCACCTGTTACTGCCGGTTGATAAGGCGGAAGCGTTTGAAGAACATATTGAAAACAACCAAGAAATCTTCAATATCCAATGGCAAAAGCACAAGATTCGTCAAGGTGATAGCCTGAGTGTGATTGCCAAAAAATATAAAACCTCATCCAAAGCCATTCAGCGTTTGAACGGTATGAAAAATGCCAATATACGTGCTGGCAAAACGCTGTTAATCCCGATACCCGCGGATAAAATAGCCCAGGTAAAAGCCCAGTTAGCTCAGGCTGAACAACAGAAACCTTATAAGGTTAACAAAACACCGAATAAAACAACTCAAGCAAAATCAGTAGACACTACCGCAGCGAATAGCCACCTACACAAAGTGAAATCTGGCGATTCTTTATGGCTTTTAGCCAAGCAATACAATGTCAGCAGCCAGCAAATTGCCAAGGCGAACAAGCTATCTTTTAAAACCCCGTTAAAACTTGGCCAAAACCTTGTGATTCCTGGGTATGAAGCAACGACTAAAATCCAGCACACCTTGAAAACCGGAGAAAGCCTATGGTTGGTTGCAAAACGTTATAAGGTAACCACTCAAGATATTGCGGCTTGGAATAACATTTCTGCTAAAAAAGTGCTACAACCAGGAATGAAATTAACGATTTGGACAAAGGAAACACCTAACAAATCGGTTAAATATGTGGTCAAGAATGGCGACAACTTATGGAATATCGCCAAGGCAAATCAAGTTTCCGCTCAGCAGCTTGCTTTACATAACAACCTCTCTTTAAAGAGTTTACTGAAACCTGGGCAGATAATTAAAATCCCATTAACGAGCGCTAAAAATACTTAATATTACCCACCATATTCAATTGAAAGAATTACAATAGGGTTAATTTTTCGATTTAATGTCAATGACGGATAATTTATTTTGACTGTGTCTCAACACTCTGCCAACCTTTGTTCTTCTCAAAACCTGGGGATTGCCTCTCTCCAAAGTTCAAGGTTTGCCGTTTTTTTAGCTTTAACTACATTACTGTTTTTAATAGCCCCTTCTGTTAAAGCGCAAACGGATAAGACCTTGATGAGTGAACAACAAAAAGATTTTTTGTTGGCATACGATGCAATCAAACGTAATGACCGTACAGCCATTGCTAGCTACAAGAAAAAGTTAAAAGACTACCCTCTAGCAATCTACATCACCTATCATGACTATCGTATACACCTATCCAGCACCCCAAGAAAACAAATCAATCAATTTATCAAACAGAATAAAAATCATTATTTAGCGGATAAACTGTACACAAAACTGCTTGTGCAACTTGCCTCAGAAAAGAAATGGACGACCTTTCTCAACAACTACAAACCGCAGAAAAGTCAGAACTTACAGTGTTATCACATTCAAGCATTAGCTAACCGTAAACAGACAACTCGAGCCGTTACATTGGCTAAACCCATTTGGCAAAACTCCACTGAATTGAGTAGTGCCTGCCAGCCACTCGATAAACTGCTACGTGACCAGAAAAAACTCACCGGAACCATGATTTGGGAAAGAATCGAGTTAGCGATGAATAAACGTAAAACCAAGTTAGCCAAGAAACTCAGCCACGATTTATCCAATAAAGATAAAGAGATGTTCAACTACTGGCTCAAAGTCTATAAAAACCCGCTGTTAATCGCCAAACCGTTACCTAAGAGCATATCGCCAAGTATCAAAAAGAAAATTTTTACTCAAGGCATTCGCTTTCTTGCCTCAAGAGATCCTGAACTGGCCGACACAAGCCTGAATAAGTTCTACAAAGACTATGGCTTAAATAAAGATCAATATGCCATCTTAAAACGTAAAGTCGCTCTAAGAAGCGCATACAAATACGCGCCACAAGCGGCCGATTTACTCAATGAAGTCAACGGAAGTACCGCTAAAAGTGAAGATACCCTACGCTGGCAAGCCCAAATAGCCCTTAAGCAATCCAACTGGGCGAGTTTACTGGAAACCATTGACTTGATGCCGGCTGAAACCCAACAAGACAAACAATGGCTATACTGGAAAGCACGTGCTTTGGAAGCCGCTAAACAACAAAAGGAAGCGAATGATTTATATCAAAAGCTGGCTAAACAACGAAACTATTATGCTTTTTTAGCAGCCGACCGCTTAAAACAACCGTATCAATTCAACCCGAATCCGGTTCAAAAACGCGACACCGCTTATCTGGTTAAGAAATACCCCGAACTACAAAGAATTCAGGAGCTAATGGCGATTGACTGGCCATTGAGTGCCAAGCGTGAATGGTACCAACTATTGAATCGTGTGAATCAGGATGAGCTTCAAGCCATCGCCGTCCTCGCCAACCAATGGGAACAGTATTCACAATCGATCCGCAGTTTAGCTAAAGCCAAAAAATGGCATGATTTAGGTTTACGTTTCCCCACTCCGCATAAAGAACCGGTTATGCAAAATGCGGATAAAAATAAAATTGATCCTGCTTGGATTTACGGCATCATGCGCCGTGAAAGTGCCTTCTCAGAAGACGTTAAATCCTCGGTTGGTGCCGTTGGTTTGATGCAACTCATGCCTAAAACGGCAAAATACATCGGCAAGAAAATCGGAGTTAAAAAAGTCTCTTATACAGACTTGACCAAAGCGGAAAACAACATTGAGTTGGGCAGTGCTTATTTAAGTTATCTACACGACAAATATGATGGCAATAAAGTATTAGCCACGGCCTCCTACAATGCGGGGCCAAATCGTGTCGACACCTGGATCCCTAAAAATGGAACTCTGGCCGCCGACCAGTGGATTGACTCGATTCCATTCACCGAAACTCGTGACTATGTGAAAGCGGTTTTAGAATACACCACCATCTTCAAATCGCTTCTAAACAAGAAGTATGACCGTTTAGAGGACGTTATGCCCCCTATTGGCGGAAAACCCGTTAAGCAAACCGACCCTCAACATCCATAACCCCATCAAGCAGTTTACGCTTTCGCTAGTGATAGACCATTTTCTTAATTATCTGTTTCAGCACATTTGTTTCAGCACTTTAAACAGGCAAAAAAAAACCCGAGTTGGACGACTCGGGTTTAAATACATTATCTCATTAGAAATAATCAGAGGAGGATACTCATGAAGAAACATGAATGAGCGAATTATATTAGCATTTCCTTATCTTGTCAAATATAAATAAGCCTTTTTCTAAATAAGAAAACTTAATAAGCAGTTTTAAGCAGTTGATTAAAATACATATTTTTTATAAGGATATTGCCCTACACCAGCCTAATACAGCAAGCTGTACAGCAAACCCTTATAAACAGCGGGCTTTGTATTCCTAAAAAATTAACTCTTTTTATATCCTACGCCAAGTTGTTCCTTCCGCACTATCCAATAATTCAATCCCTTGTTCACTCAATAAATCACGAATCTCATCTGATCTGGCAAAGTTTTTTTCTGCTCTCGCCGTTTTTCTTTCCGCAATGTATTGTGCAATCATCTCATCACTTAAGTCGGAATCGCTGGGTTGTGATTTAAAGAAACTCTCGGCACTCTGTTCTAATAATCCAATTTGATTTGCCAACTTAACCAATAAAGCGGCCAGGCCTGGTTGTTTCGTTTTATTGACTTCTTTCGCCAACTCAAACAATACCGCAATGGCTTTAGGTGTATTGAAATCATCGTTCATAACGGCCATAAATTCCGCTTCGAACTCCGTACCCTTCGCAGGCTCGATAAGTTCATTCAGCTCAACACTTTCTAAAGCCGAATACAATCGCCCAACACTCGCCTTCGCACTATTCAAATTCTCTTCGGAATAGTTCACCGGACTACGGTAATGGCTCGATAACAAGAAATAACGAATCACTTCTGGGTGATAGACTTTCAACACCTCTCGAATGGTAAAGAAGTTATTTAGTGACTTGGACATTTTCTCATCATCGATACGCACAAAACCACAGTGCATCCACGTGTTTACATAATGTTCACCTGTAGCGCATTCTGACTGGGCAATCTCGTTTTCATGGTGTGGGAAAGACAAATCCATTCCGCCACCGTGAATATCAAAATGGTTACCTAAACACTTGGTAGACATGGCTGAACACTCGATATGCCAACCTGGACGCCCATCACCCCAAGAGGAATCCCAACTTGGTTCATTCTCTTTGGAAGCCTTCCAAAGCACGAAATCCAACGGATCTTGCTTGACTTCATTAACATCGACACGAGCGCCAGACTCAAGGTCATCAATATTTTTTCCGGATAAACGCCCGTATTCCGCAAAGGCTTTGACTTTAAAATAGACATCGCCATTGTCTGCCGGATAAGCAAAGCCTTTCTCTATCAAGGTTTCAATCATATGACGAATCTCATCCATATGCTCGGTCGCTTTTGGCTCCATATCCGGACGTAGCACATTCATCGCTTTTTCATCGGCATGCATCTCTTCAATCATACGTTCCGTTAAAGATTGAATGGACTCACCATTCTCTAAAGCACGTTTAATGATCTTATCGTCGATATCGGTGATATTGCGCACATAATTAACGTCGTAACCCAAAGCTCTTAAATGACGTACAACCGTATCGAAAACCACCATGACACGAGCATGGCCGATATGACATAAGTCATAAACCGTTACACCACATACATACATGCCTACTTTTCCAGGGTGGATTGGGGTAAAAACCTGTTTTGTACGGGTTTCCGTATTAAAAATTTGTAGGCTCATAGTCTTCCTGCCGTGTCGTTTCATTTATGGGGTTTACGTTAAAAAGGCATGTAACATTGGGTACAGTATTAAGAACCGCACCAAGATGCTGACTCAATCCTTAAAATTAAGTTAGAAACTGTTCAGCCTATTTAACCTAGGTGTTAGAATGCTGCATATTGTATCTTATAACCGATTTAATATGTTGGAGTGAATCATGAATAGAAGACTGTTTTTAACCTTTAAAGCCGCCCTGCTAACTGCTTTTATCAGCAGCAGTGTCTTTGCTCAAACAACAACCGAAACTCAAGCTGAAGTGGCCAGCAAAACTCCTGCAAAAGCACCGCAAGTATTAATCGAAACCACCGAAGGGACCATCGTACTTGAGCTATACCCAGACAAGGCGCCAAAAACCGTTGAAAACTTTTTGACTTACGTTAATGAAGAGTTTTATGACAATACGATTTTCCACCGCGTGATTCCTGGATTCATGGTGCAAGGTGGCGGTTTTACTGAAGATTTTGAGAAGAAAATCACTCATGCCCCCATTCAAAATGAAGCGGACAACGGGCTACGTAACCGCATTGGTACGGTTGCGATGGCGAGAACCAATGACCCACATTCGGCTACGGCGCAGTTTTTCATCAATGTCGCACAAAACACTTTCTTAGATTTTCGTGAAAAAACCCCTCGCGCTTGGGGCTATGCCGTGTTCGGTAAGGTCATAAGCGGCATGAAAACCGTCAATAAAATTCGCATGGTGAGAACCGGTTTTAAAAACGGTATGAAAGATGTACCGATCAAAACCGTAAAAATCATCAAAGCCCGTCAAATCAAGTAATGGATTCTAGAAATCTTAGATTTGATTTTAGAAATCTAAGATTTGATTCTGTAAATCTTCGATTTGATATGCACAATCAAGTAAAATACCGCGCATGATTTTATAAATACAAAACAAGGATAATCCATGTCAAAAGTCGTTATTGAAACCACAATGGGAAACATCACAGTTGAACTAGATGATGAAAAAGCACCGATTGGCGCTGAGAACTTCATTCATTATGTAATGGAAGGTTTTTACAAAGGTACGATTTTCCACCGTATCATCCCTAACTTCATGGTTCAAGGTGGCGGTATGGTTGAGGGAATGCAAGATAAAGCGTCTGGCGCTCCAATCGAAAACGAAGCCGATAACGGCCTTAAAAATGATCGCGGGACAATCGCTTATGCGCGTACTGGTGACCCTCATTCAGCAACCACACAATTCTTCATCAACCTAAAAGACAACGGTTTCCTTAATCACACCGGCAAAGACATGCAAGGTTGGGGATATGCGGTATTTGGTAAAGTAACCGATGGTATGGATGTGGTCGATGCGATGGCTAAAGTGGAAACCACAAGCCGCATGGGACACCAAGATGTTCCGGTTGATGACATTACCATTTTAAAAACGACTTTGATTGAAGATTAATCATCTAAAACAAGTTTATTTTTAAATCAAGCCGAGTTCAAAACTCGGCTTTTTTGTTTTTAACACATCATTTTAAAAAGACGGGCAGCAAAGCCATCAAAAGCCGTTAAAAGCATTCAAATCACTAGGTGTTGGCCTATATTCTTGTTAGAATCATGCCATGCAAAACTCTATCCCCTCACCCAATCCATTCACACTAGTGGTTGCCGACATTCACCTTCAACCTGAGCAAGAGCACCCTATCAATCAAGCCTTTTATGATTTTTTGGAGCTTGAAGCCGCCAAAGCCGATGCTTTATATATCTTAGGCGACCTGTTTGAGATATGGGTGGGGGATGATATTGGGCTTGAACAATATTCGACTATCATCCAAAAATTTAAAAGCTTAACCGATGCAGGCCTGCCAATTTATCTACAATACGGCAACCGCGATTTTTTGATGAAGCAAGCGTTTTGTGTGGCTACCGGCATTACCATCCTTGACGACATTACCGTAGCAAGACTTTATAACGAACCTTATCTGTTTTTGCATGGCGATAGCTTATGCACCGATGACATCGGTTATCAAAGAATGCGTAAACTGTTTAGAAATCGGTTGGTACAGTGGATTTTCTTGCATTTAAGCCGTAAGCGCCGTTTAACCATCGGCAATAAGATGCGCCACAGTTCCAAACAGCATAGCCAACAAAAAACACCACAAATCATGGACGTCAATCAAAACACCGTTTGCGAACTTTTTAAGCTTCACCCTCAAGTCAACCATATGGTTCATGGACATACCCACCGTCCAGAACACCATATTATTGAAGCGGAACATAAGCGCTTACATCGTTGGGTGTTAGGCGATTGGCGGCCGCAGGCGAAGATTATATTAATTGACCACAATGGCCCGCAGCTTATTGATTACCCTAACCATTGCTAACCTGCTACTAAGATATTCCATACAATGAAAAAAACCGCTTTCAAAGCGTTTTTTTTCAGCAACTTCCTAACAAGCTTGATGGTTTTTTAAGCATCCAGTTTCAAAAACTTAAAGTGTAACTCGCCATCAGTTTCTACGGTAAAACGCACCTTCTCTTTTACACGCCCCGCTTCTTGCGTTCCTGAACAGGTCCAAGCAATGGCCCAATCATAACTGTAATCACAACGGTATAAATTGTCTTTTAAATGTACGATAGCATCCACTGCGATATTCCCAGCATAATTGGCCGCTTGGCTAATATGACTCATATCTTGGACAAAATCATCGCTGTAATCATCGATATATTTATCCAGTAATCTCTTCAACTCTGGTTCTAAAACCAGACTATCGTCAACATTACGGTCCTGTAACTCCGTCAAGGTCAATATCAAAATAACACCCT belongs to Thiomicrorhabdus immobilis and includes:
- a CDS encoding peptidylprolyl isomerase yields the protein MNRRLFLTFKAALLTAFISSSVFAQTTTETQAEVASKTPAKAPQVLIETTEGTIVLELYPDKAPKTVENFLTYVNEEFYDNTIFHRVIPGFMVQGGGFTEDFEKKITHAPIQNEADNGLRNRIGTVAMARTNDPHSATAQFFINVAQNTFLDFREKTPRAWGYAVFGKVISGMKTVNKIRMVRTGFKNGMKDVPIKTVKIIKARQIK
- the gloB gene encoding hydroxyacylglutathione hydrolase, whose product is MNIVGLPALVGTYDNYIWVIHNSENAWIVDPGESQQVLDYLNQHNLQLQAILITHQHFDHIDGIADLHNAYPNAQVFGPAKSTHPSIQIKCKENDVITLADELQLKVLETPGHTLDHIAFYNDSVLFCGDTLFTAGCGRILGGTAQQFSDSILKLRQLPDELKFFSAHEYTLSNLGFAAIAEPENAALKQRIATTEIHYPSNHTGAQSTLGEEKATNPFLRFDTPHLKKSLLERGAEDSAESLFATLRAWKDEYDRNH
- a CDS encoding transglycosylase SLT domain-containing protein, with the protein product MSQHSANLCSSQNLGIASLQSSRFAVFLALTTLLFLIAPSVKAQTDKTLMSEQQKDFLLAYDAIKRNDRTAIASYKKKLKDYPLAIYITYHDYRIHLSSTPRKQINQFIKQNKNHYLADKLYTKLLVQLASEKKWTTFLNNYKPQKSQNLQCYHIQALANRKQTTRAVTLAKPIWQNSTELSSACQPLDKLLRDQKKLTGTMIWERIELAMNKRKTKLAKKLSHDLSNKDKEMFNYWLKVYKNPLLIAKPLPKSISPSIKKKIFTQGIRFLASRDPELADTSLNKFYKDYGLNKDQYAILKRKVALRSAYKYAPQAADLLNEVNGSTAKSEDTLRWQAQIALKQSNWASLLETIDLMPAETQQDKQWLYWKARALEAAKQQKEANDLYQKLAKQRNYYAFLAADRLKQPYQFNPNPVQKRDTAYLVKKYPELQRIQELMAIDWPLSAKREWYQLLNRVNQDELQAIAVLANQWEQYSQSIRSLAKAKKWHDLGLRFPTPHKEPVMQNADKNKIDPAWIYGIMRRESAFSEDVKSSVGAVGLMQLMPKTAKYIGKKIGVKKVSYTDLTKAENNIELGSAYLSYLHDKYDGNKVLATASYNAGPNRVDTWIPKNGTLAADQWIDSIPFTETRDYVKAVLEYTTIFKSLLNKKYDRLEDVMPPIGGKPVKQTDPQHP
- a CDS encoding class I SAM-dependent methyltransferase, with the translated sequence MNQGFQTFLKHWFQSSAGLVVYKQEKMLVDKAVNRLFGYFLVQLGCVSNENLVENSRVVSKLLVDEQLSGQPTILQGVHWVQAELDFLPIGKDKADVVFLPHTLETVDDPYYLLRQVDSMLVPEGHIVLTGFNPIACMPFRLKHFSTLQGFNQANYRRANRIKEWLEVLGYEVKVIEYSSVMCFTGGEKYAFWAKIIEKVESSLKMIGLDFGNVYCLVAKKRVDAPTLVGLKWHLPKWQGIRNGATVSSQKIKHLNSVDK
- a CDS encoding LysM peptidoglycan-binding domain-containing protein, giving the protein MAQNTETDLISTPNRSQPGLFRLSLMTLGLMALGLNTLVLTGCVSNSSIQSDSGLTPSAKPQVISNSRPIQTPTTADVTPDNLRVDLQTHVYHPIIWDEMRYKFDLADENFGHYSDYLAFYGERKTHLKRVSERAKPYLHYILNEVKKRKMPYEIALLPAVESGFRPFARSHQKAVGLWQFIPSTANIYDLDQTWWYDGRKDVVESTRAALDYLQKLYKLNNNDWLLALASYNAGLGNVYRAQKKYRKKHKDQTGIKEYLPNFWEIKEFLPQETQGYVPKLLAVAHIIEYSERFNIELEPIANRPYFSQIALNKQVSLGQVAKLSATSAEVLASLNPGYHQPATPPNGPYHLLLPVDKAEAFEEHIENNQEIFNIQWQKHKIRQGDSLSVIAKKYKTSSKAIQRLNGMKNANIRAGKTLLIPIPADKIAQVKAQLAQAEQQKPYKVNKTPNKTTQAKSVDTTAANSHLHKVKSGDSLWLLAKQYNVSSQQIAKANKLSFKTPLKLGQNLVIPGYEATTKIQHTLKTGESLWLVAKRYKVTTQDIAAWNNISAKKVLQPGMKLTIWTKETPNKSVKYVVKNGDNLWNIAKANQVSAQQLALHNNLSLKSLLKPGQIIKIPLTSAKNT
- a CDS encoding UDP-2,3-diacylglucosamine diphosphatase, whose translation is MQNSIPSPNPFTLVVADIHLQPEQEHPINQAFYDFLELEAAKADALYILGDLFEIWVGDDIGLEQYSTIIQKFKSLTDAGLPIYLQYGNRDFLMKQAFCVATGITILDDITVARLYNEPYLFLHGDSLCTDDIGYQRMRKLFRNRLVQWIFLHLSRKRRLTIGNKMRHSSKQHSQQKTPQIMDVNQNTVCELFKLHPQVNHMVHGHTHRPEHHIIEAEHKRLHRWVLGDWRPQAKIILIDHNGPQLIDYPNHC
- the rnhA gene encoding ribonuclease HI — protein: MQFQNNQVVKAFTDGGCRGNPGPGGWGVLLQYGQYRKELKGYQKDTTNNQMELMAAIQAFEVLTRSSTVHITTDSQYVKNGVTKWMAGWKQKGWKTAANQPVKNKELWLRLDAALQPHTVEWFWVKGHSGHPENERVDELANLAIDELLMNS
- the cysS gene encoding cysteine--tRNA ligase yields the protein MSLQIFNTETRTKQVFTPIHPGKVGMYVCGVTVYDLCHIGHARVMVVFDTVVRHLRALGYDVNYVRNITDIDDKIIKRALENGESIQSLTERMIEEMHADEKAMNVLRPDMEPKATEHMDEIRHMIETLIEKGFAYPADNGDVYFKVKAFAEYGRLSGKNIDDLESGARVDVNEVKQDPLDFVLWKASKENEPSWDSSWGDGRPGWHIECSAMSTKCLGNHFDIHGGGMDLSFPHHENEIAQSECATGEHYVNTWMHCGFVRIDDEKMSKSLNNFFTIREVLKVYHPEVIRYFLLSSHYRSPVNYSEENLNSAKASVGRLYSALESVELNELIEPAKGTEFEAEFMAVMNDDFNTPKAIAVLFELAKEVNKTKQPGLAALLVKLANQIGLLEQSAESFFKSQPSDSDLSDEMIAQYIAERKTARAEKNFARSDEIRDLLSEQGIELLDSAEGTTWRRI
- a CDS encoding peptidylprolyl isomerase translates to MSKVVIETTMGNITVELDDEKAPIGAENFIHYVMEGFYKGTIFHRIIPNFMVQGGGMVEGMQDKASGAPIENEADNGLKNDRGTIAYARTGDPHSATTQFFINLKDNGFLNHTGKDMQGWGYAVFGKVTDGMDVVDAMAKVETTSRMGHQDVPVDDITILKTTLIED